From one Drosophila subpulchrella strain 33 F10 #4 breed RU33 chromosome 3L, RU_Dsub_v1.1 Primary Assembly, whole genome shotgun sequence genomic stretch:
- the LOC119553752 gene encoding peptidoglycan-recognition protein LD isoform X1 — MPMFVSAHSLRAISKYYAHQDESSLDKLCHWTNHMHTFILAKLHNVLFALYSATIARRSPSPAGISRSSYGSVGSTENIRIRVEEDCGVSESTPLLAAAQRSIWSPTSSATSSSSSSPSSGNAILTKDCLNWRSVGFLVMCASALALAVYLLWRQTQMPDFGYRLSLVEHDIWSDADLQGQGTLLDPINVIFTHTESTECLEDCPEVLHKLQMSLLEELPYNFLIAGDCQAFEAHGWQYSSNFSRDMPGNSSLVMAFVGNFSRDAPSICQLKTAQALILESLKRRKLQPEYQLYVVGSNTEALQQELSQWPHYAGHLKTK; from the exons ATGCCGATGTTCGTTAGTGCCCACAGTCTGCGTGCGATTAGCAAATACTATGCCCACCAAGATGAAAGCAGCCTGGACAAACTGTGCCACTGGACTAATCATATGCACACTTTTATCTTGGCTAAGCTCCATAATGTGTTGTTTGCTCTATATTCCGCTACGATAGCACGCCGTAGTCCCTCGCCAGCTGGGATCTCCCGTTCTTCATATGGCAGTGTTGGATCCACCGAGAATATACGCATTCGGGTCGAAGAGGATTGCGGAGTCAGCGAATCAACCCCCCTGCTGGCAGCAGCTCAGAGATCCATTTGGTCACCCACATCTTCTGCAACCTCTTCTTCCTCCTCGTCGCCCTCCTCCGGAAACGCGATCCTCACAAAAGACTGCCTCAATTGGCGATCGGTCGGATTTCTGGTCATGTGTGCCTCCGCCTTGGCACTGGCCGTCTATTTACTCTGGAGACAAA CCCAAATGCCGGACTTTGGCTACCGATTGAGTCTGGTAGAGCATGATATATGGTCGGATGCGGATCTTCAGGGTCAGGGAACTCTGTTGGACCCGATTAATGTAATTTTTACGCATACGGAGAGCACCGAGTGCCTAGAAGATTGCCCAGAAGTATTACACAAGCTGCAG ATGTCCCTTTTGGAGGAACTGCCCTACAATTTCTTAATCGCCGGAGACTGTCAGGCCTTTGAAGCCCATGGATGGCAATATAGCAGCAATTTCTCGAGGGATATGCCTGGAAACAGTTCTCTGGTAATGGCCTTTGTGGGCAACTTCAGCAGAGATGCACCCAGCATTTGCCAGTTGAAAACGGCACAGGCTCTGATCCTAGAATCCCTGAAACGCAGGAAACTGCAGCCAGAGTACCAACTGTATGTGGTGGGCAGCAATACGGAGGCACTGCAGCAGGAGTTAAGCCAATGGCCACATTATGCCGGCCACCTAAAAACCAAGTGA
- the LOC119553752 gene encoding peptidoglycan-recognition protein LD isoform X3, whose protein sequence is MDSSHLAVIMAQMPDFGYRLSLVEHDIWSDADLQGQGTLLDPINVIFTHTESTECLEDCPEVLHKLQMSLLEELPYNFLIAGDCQAFEAHGWQYSSNFSRDMPGNSSLVMAFVGNFSRDAPSICQLKTAQALILESLKRRKLQPEYQLYVVGSNTEALQQELSQWPHYAGHLKTK, encoded by the exons ATGGACTCCAGTCACTTAGCCGTGATAATGG CCCAAATGCCGGACTTTGGCTACCGATTGAGTCTGGTAGAGCATGATATATGGTCGGATGCGGATCTTCAGGGTCAGGGAACTCTGTTGGACCCGATTAATGTAATTTTTACGCATACGGAGAGCACCGAGTGCCTAGAAGATTGCCCAGAAGTATTACACAAGCTGCAG ATGTCCCTTTTGGAGGAACTGCCCTACAATTTCTTAATCGCCGGAGACTGTCAGGCCTTTGAAGCCCATGGATGGCAATATAGCAGCAATTTCTCGAGGGATATGCCTGGAAACAGTTCTCTGGTAATGGCCTTTGTGGGCAACTTCAGCAGAGATGCACCCAGCATTTGCCAGTTGAAAACGGCACAGGCTCTGATCCTAGAATCCCTGAAACGCAGGAAACTGCAGCCAGAGTACCAACTGTATGTGGTGGGCAGCAATACGGAGGCACTGCAGCAGGAGTTAAGCCAATGGCCACATTATGCCGGCCACCTAAAAACCAAGTGA
- the LOC119552892 gene encoding nucleolar protein 12 yields MTRKKAPKKKTEVVFDNKKRVEFLSGFRKRKNERRSRAKAELERNLKNERKRIRQEVKDGFNHLKKSFEPLRELTEEDKAEEKQQQEETYEDDEVQVKIVELTTNDLAAKRNMLGANTAEESEPEEQEAQSEEDESAQPNRIPGMDFDPNARKRKAKTEEEEEQPKNKKANTTSQPEIKSKKDLDRLMKTKTLKKMHQSKAFKQKERLDKKNNLKKAKRDRNNTIKSVPKHQRKQLKYGKANQTKYRKGRMVNKKELRRKRNAD; encoded by the exons atgacCAGGAAGAAGGCTCCCAAGAAGAAAACCGAAGTTGTTTTCGACAACAAGAAGCGGGT AGAGTTCCTAAGTGGCTTCCGCAAGAGGAAAAATGAACGGCGATCACGAGCCAAGGCGGAGCTGGAGAGGAACCTCAAGAATGAGCGCAAACGCATTCGCCAGGAGGTTAAAGATGGCTTCAATCACCTGAAGAAGTCCTTCGAGCCCCTGCGCGAACTCACCGAGGAGGACAAGGCCGaggagaagcagcagcaggaagAGACCTACGAAGATGACGAAGTGCAGGTGAAGATCGTGGAGCTGACCACCAATGATCTGGCAGCCAAGCGCAACATGTTGGGAGCCAACACGGCGGAGGAGAGTGAGCCAGAGGAGCAGGAGGCCCAAAGCGAGGAGGACGAGTCCGCCCAGCCCAACAGGATACCCGGCATGGACTTCGATCCCAATGCCCGcaaacgcaaagccaaaacggaagaggaggaggagcagcccAAGAACAAGAAGGCCAACACCACATCCCAGCCAGAAATCAAGAGCAAAAAAGACCTCGACCGCCTGATGAAGACCAAGACACTGAAGAAAATGCACCAGAGCAAGGCGTTCAAGCAGAAGGAACGGCTCGACAAGAAGAACAACCTGAAGAAGGCCAAGCGGGACCGCAATAACACCATCAAGAGCGTTCCCAAGCACCAGCGGAAGCAGCTCAAGTACGGAAAGGCCAACCAGACCAAGTACCGAAAGGGCCGGATGGTCAACAAGAAGGAGCTGCGGCGGAAGCGCAACGCCGACTAA
- the LOC119553752 gene encoding peptidoglycan-recognition protein LD isoform X2, whose translation MDSSHLAVIMARRSPSPAGISRSSYGSVGSTENIRIRVEEDCGVSESTPLLAAAQRSIWSPTSSATSSSSSSPSSGNAILTKDCLNWRSVGFLVMCASALALAVYLLWRQTQMPDFGYRLSLVEHDIWSDADLQGQGTLLDPINVIFTHTESTECLEDCPEVLHKLQMSLLEELPYNFLIAGDCQAFEAHGWQYSSNFSRDMPGNSSLVMAFVGNFSRDAPSICQLKTAQALILESLKRRKLQPEYQLYVVGSNTEALQQELSQWPHYAGHLKTK comes from the exons ATGGACTCCAGTCACTTAGCCGTGATAATGG CACGCCGTAGTCCCTCGCCAGCTGGGATCTCCCGTTCTTCATATGGCAGTGTTGGATCCACCGAGAATATACGCATTCGGGTCGAAGAGGATTGCGGAGTCAGCGAATCAACCCCCCTGCTGGCAGCAGCTCAGAGATCCATTTGGTCACCCACATCTTCTGCAACCTCTTCTTCCTCCTCGTCGCCCTCCTCCGGAAACGCGATCCTCACAAAAGACTGCCTCAATTGGCGATCGGTCGGATTTCTGGTCATGTGTGCCTCCGCCTTGGCACTGGCCGTCTATTTACTCTGGAGACAAA CCCAAATGCCGGACTTTGGCTACCGATTGAGTCTGGTAGAGCATGATATATGGTCGGATGCGGATCTTCAGGGTCAGGGAACTCTGTTGGACCCGATTAATGTAATTTTTACGCATACGGAGAGCACCGAGTGCCTAGAAGATTGCCCAGAAGTATTACACAAGCTGCAG ATGTCCCTTTTGGAGGAACTGCCCTACAATTTCTTAATCGCCGGAGACTGTCAGGCCTTTGAAGCCCATGGATGGCAATATAGCAGCAATTTCTCGAGGGATATGCCTGGAAACAGTTCTCTGGTAATGGCCTTTGTGGGCAACTTCAGCAGAGATGCACCCAGCATTTGCCAGTTGAAAACGGCACAGGCTCTGATCCTAGAATCCCTGAAACGCAGGAAACTGCAGCCAGAGTACCAACTGTATGTGGTGGGCAGCAATACGGAGGCACTGCAGCAGGAGTTAAGCCAATGGCCACATTATGCCGGCCACCTAAAAACCAAGTGA
- the LOC119553752 gene encoding peptidoglycan-recognition protein LD isoform X4, which produces MLAAQMPDFGYRLSLVEHDIWSDADLQGQGTLLDPINVIFTHTESTECLEDCPEVLHKLQMSLLEELPYNFLIAGDCQAFEAHGWQYSSNFSRDMPGNSSLVMAFVGNFSRDAPSICQLKTAQALILESLKRRKLQPEYQLYVVGSNTEALQQELSQWPHYAGHLKTK; this is translated from the exons ATGCTTGCAGCCCAAATGCCGGACTTTGGCTACCGATTGAGTCTGGTAGAGCATGATATATGGTCGGATGCGGATCTTCAGGGTCAGGGAACTCTGTTGGACCCGATTAATGTAATTTTTACGCATACGGAGAGCACCGAGTGCCTAGAAGATTGCCCAGAAGTATTACACAAGCTGCAG ATGTCCCTTTTGGAGGAACTGCCCTACAATTTCTTAATCGCCGGAGACTGTCAGGCCTTTGAAGCCCATGGATGGCAATATAGCAGCAATTTCTCGAGGGATATGCCTGGAAACAGTTCTCTGGTAATGGCCTTTGTGGGCAACTTCAGCAGAGATGCACCCAGCATTTGCCAGTTGAAAACGGCACAGGCTCTGATCCTAGAATCCCTGAAACGCAGGAAACTGCAGCCAGAGTACCAACTGTATGTGGTGGGCAGCAATACGGAGGCACTGCAGCAGGAGTTAAGCCAATGGCCACATTATGCCGGCCACCTAAAAACCAAGTGA
- the LOC119553751 gene encoding alpha-tocopherol transfer protein-like: MKETKMVQDQGETTPLPEALLKIAKRELREDRCTREQSLEQLRNWVAKNEDLQNVRSDDTFLLRFLRAKKFSVPMAEQTLLKYLNIRRTFPHMSTQLDYLEPRLGDLIDQGYIFAVPQRDKHGRRVVVINAKCLNPKIHTSCDQAKAHFLTYECLMEDQETQITGLSHVGDFAGVSTAHVTNWNPTEFARIFKWGEQSLPMRHKEIHLINVPSTLKWLIDFVKNRVSSKMKNRLIIYGSEKELMKSVDQGCLPLEMGGTMPMREMIELWKQELGAKRDLILSLDKSVLLSDRGIQRRSSFNAEKASNGGPNFVSQIESIEGSFRKLEFD; this comes from the coding sequence ATGAAGGAGACCAAGATGGTGCAGGATCAGGGAGAAACCACGCCCCTGCCAGAGGCTCTACTGAAGATCGCCAAGCGGGAATTGCGCGAGGATCGCTGCACGCGGGAGCAGAGTCTGGAGCAGCTTCGGAATTGGGTGGCCAAGAACGAGGATCTGCAGAATGTTCGAAGCGATGATACCTTCCTGCTGCGCTTCCTGCGGGCCAAGAAGTTCAGTGTCCCCATGGCGGAGCAGACGCTTCTCAAGTATTTGAATATCCGACGCACATTCCCGCACATGAGCACCCAGTTGGACTACCTGGAGCCGCGACTAGGAGATCTCATCGATCAGGGATACATTTTCGCAGTGCCGCAGCGGGATAAGCATGGTCGCCGGGTGGTGGTCATCAATGCCAAATGCCTCAATCCGAAAATCCACACCAGCTGCGATCAGGCCAAGGCGCATTTCCTCACCTATGAATGCCTGATGGAGGACCAGGAGACCCAAATCACAGGGCTGTCCCATGTGGGTGACTTTGCCGGCGTGTCCACGGCTCATGTGACCAACTGGAATCCCACGGAGTTTGCCCGCATCTTCAAGTGGGGCGAGCAATCGCTGCCCATGCGTCACAAGGAGATCCACCTTATCAATGTGCCCTCCACGTTGAAGTGGCTCATCGATTTTGTGAAGAACCGCGTCAGTTCCAAGATGAAGAACCGCCTGATCATCTACGGAAGCGAAAAGGAGCTAATGAAGAGCGTGGATCAGGGATGTCTGCCATTGGAAATGGGTGGCACCATGCCCATGCGTGAGATGATCGAGCTGTGGAAACAGGAGCTGGGGGCCAAGCGGGATTTGATCCTTAGTCTGGACAAGAGCGTCCTGCTCTCCGATCGCGGCATCCAGCGGAGGAGCAGCTTCAATGCGGAAAAGGCCTCCAACGGCGGACCCAACTTCGTTTCACAAATCGAGTCTATCGAGGGCAGCTTTCGGAAGCTGGAGTTCGACTAG
- the LOC119553754 gene encoding transmembrane protein 11 homolog, mitochondrial, with protein sequence MVSRNIESTSKVPTFHVIREVYDSSNAHERFEAELDKALEAKVDFIIIEPPRLGDETGRWIWVGNCLHKTAVATGVVSLVASLLWRDRPIIAAPACALSLFCTGLYTVSWNYDPCCQYQVENNDTVLEKLPLTDVSSPVILGYSPNSKTKYLHRGVSLLSAALCSWQIWRSFK encoded by the exons ATGGTTAGCAGAAACATAGAAAG CACAAGTAAGGTGCCCACTTTCCATGTCATCCGCGAGGTATACGACAGTTCCAATGCCCACGAAAGATTCGAGGCAGAACTGGACAAGGCGCTAGAGGCCAAGGTGGACTTCATCATCATAGAGCCACCGCGCTTGGGCGACGAAACTG GTCGATGGATTTGGGTGGGTAACTGCCTGCACAAGACAGCGGTGGCCACTGGAGTGGTTTCCCTGGTGGCCAGCCTGCTCTGGCGGGATCGCCCCATCATTGCAGCCCCCGCTTGCGCCCTCTCGCTCTTTTGCACCGGCCTCTACACGGTGTCCTGGAACTACGATCCTTGTTGTCAATATCAG GTGGAAAACAACGACACCGTGTTGGAGAAACTCCCACTGACAGATGTATCCTCGCCTGTGATCTTGGGCTACTCGCCCAACTCCAAAACCAAATACTTGCATCGCGGCGTGTCCCTGCTCTCGGCCGCCCTGTGCTCCTGGCAAATTTGGAGGTCCTTCAAGTAA
- the LOC119555009 gene encoding membrane-associated tyrosine- and threonine-specific cdc2-inhibitory kinase, which translates to MEKHHHRLPLPELHDDKHRHKQSNGENSNRFRPPKYKARGYVAVDNNNLNRSQSLGSCSANSSQIAHAISFRDAGCPDASTLPSSPVQAELSTLSLSHFESCFERLAKLGEGSFGEVFQVRDRTDGRLYAVKISKQLFRGEQYRAERLEEVRRYEEFSGHENCIRFIRAWEQYDRLYMQMELCRESLEQYLLRCQRIPEERIWHILLDLLRGLKSLHDRNLIHLDIKLDNVLIGEDDETCKLADFGLVIDVDRANNHHATEGDSRYMAPEILQGHFSKAADIFSLGIAMLELACYMDLPSNGPLWHELRHGILPEEFINKISLELQSVIKSMMMPDPAQRPTADQLLSHPKLQHLQQKRKSLMNLSMLSRSLRRSRRAVWGRMCNWKTAAIRYLLYFLEVLHLCKPIAPSQPKINIIPTSPSSKGVPPVPRVEMQLVGSTPIANRDCYASDFLSGDDVLDLSNQGTPHVMNSTPLNTNQGKSRMDLLKNNVDSLGRFVQVHDFESPCSALSSAKVLDTSSFRRKKLFVLEFDDE; encoded by the exons atggaaaaacatCACCACCGCTTGCCGCTCCCGGAATTGCACGACGACAAGCACAGGCACAAACAGTCCAATGGCGAGAACAGCAATCGCTTCCGGCCGCCCAAGTACAAGGCGCGCGGCTACGTCGCCGTGGACAACAACAACCTGAACCGGAGCCAATCGCTGGGCTCGTGCAGCGCCAACAGTTCCCAGATCGCCCACGCCATCTCCTTCCGGGATGCGGGATGTCCGGATGCCAGCACTCTGCCATCGTCCCCGGTCCAAGCGGAGCTTAGCACCCTGTCGCTGTCGCACTTCGAGAGCTGCTTTGAGCGGCTGGCCAAACTGGGAGAGGGATCCTTTGGTGAGGTCTTCCAGGTGCGCGATCGCACCGATGGACGGCTGTACGCCGTGAAGATCTCCAAGCAGCTCTTCCGCGGCGAACAGTACCGCGCCGAGAGACTGGAGGAGGTGCGGCGGTATGAGGAGTTCTCCGGTCACGAGAACTGCATTCGGTTCATCCGCGCCTGGGAGCAGTACGACCGGCTGTACATGCAAATGGAGCTGTGCCGCGAGAGCCTGGAACAGTACTTGCTGCGCTGCCAAAGGATTCCCGAGGAGCGCATCTGGCACATCCTGCTGGATCTGCTGAGGGGCCTGAAGTCGCTGCACGACCGGAATCTCATCCATCTGGACATCAAGTTGGACAACGTGCTGATCGGCGAGGATGACGAGACATGCAAGCTGGCGGACTTTGGCCTGGTAATCGATGTGGACAGGGCCAATAACCACCATGCCACGGAGGGAGACTCCAGGTACATGGCACCCGAGATCCTGCAGGGTCACTTCTCCAAGGCGGCGGATATCTTCAGCCTGGGCATCGCCATGCTGGAGCTGGCCTGCTACATGGATCTTCCCTCGAACGGGCCACTTTGGCACGAACTAAGACATGGCATACTGCCCGAGGAGTTCATAAACA AAATATCCCTGGAGCTGCAGTCGGTGATCAAGTCCATGATGATGCCTGATCCAGCACAGAGACCCACAGCGGATCAACTACTCTCACATCCCAAGCTGCAGCACCTGCAACAGAAGCGCAAGTCGCTGATGAACCTCAGTATGCTG TCGCGAAGTTTGAGGCGGTCTCGTCGCGCCGTCTGGGGTAGAATGTGCAATTGGAAAACGGCCGCCATTCGTTATCTCCTGTACTTCCTGGAGGTTCTGCATCTATGCAAGCCCATAGCTCCCTCACAGCCCAAGATCAACATTATTCCCACCTCGCCTTCGTCCAAAGGAGTGCCTCCAGTGCCCCGGGTGGAGATGCAGCTGGTTGGATCCACACCCATTGCCAATCGCGACTGTTATGCCTCCGATTTCCTTTCCGGCGACGACGTACTGGACCTGTCCAATCAGGGAACCCCCCATGTAATGAATTCCACGCCACTGAACACCAACCAGGGCAAATCTCGAATGGATTTGCTGAAGAATAA TGTGGATTCACTGGGCAGGTTCGTCCAGGTGCACGATTTTGAAAGTCCCTGCTCCGCTTTGTCTTCCGCCAAAGTCCTCGACACTTCCTCGTTCCGACGCAAAAAGCTCTTCGTCCTGGAATTTGACGACGAGTGA